TGCTACGCGAGTTCCCGGACTTGTTGACGGCGGATAGCTTCTTCTACTTCTCCTGCATCGACAAAGATGCGCCGGATTTCAAACGCTTCGTACAATCCTTGGTAAAAGCCAGTCTCGACAGCCAGAAAATGGTGTTGAAAGAAACACTAGACGTGCAGCGGGCATTAGATGAGCAATACAAGGATGGCGACACGGTTTTTGTGCGTGAAAGCAAATTGCGCGAACTGATTGCGGCTAATATTCAAGATGCAAAAAATACCGATAGCACCCTAAATCAGTTGCAACAACTTGGTTTTTTGGTTCGGGTTGAAAAGGGCAATAGCCGCTACTGCCTCAAACCCGCATGGGCTGTGGACAACGCCTACCAACTGCTTTATTCCCCCATACTGCGCCAAGCCAACGGCATTCTGAACTTGACCGAGTTGGAACAAGTATTTGCAGGCAAGGTAGATGAAGACCATGTGGAATATCTAGTCAGCTTTCTCAATGAACGTTCTCTGTGCATTCGTTTACAGGATAACGGCAAGTATTTCTTTCCCGATGCAACACGGGCGGATGAGCCGCTATCTGTCAGCGAATTACTGAACCAACAGAACAAACTAACACTGCGTTTCGATGTGCCTTACCTGCCACTGGGTTTCCATGCGAGGCTGGTGCATAAGCTGTTTGTACCGCATAGCGAAGTGGGTATTCATGACCCGCAAGATATTTGGCGGCAAGGTTTCATTCTGCGGGCGGGTACAACAAGTCAGGCGGTCGTACATTATCTACTGCGAAAAAATGTCATCGAAATGGTGCTGACCGGAGATTTGAAGGCATTTTCTGCACTGTTACGCGAGTTCTACACGCATCTGAAAGCGGTGCTGGTGAGTCCGAACGGTATCCGACCGGAACAGATTCACCCATCGGTATTGTTCAACCAGCAATCATTTTCGGTGCATTCCGGGGAGGGCTTGGTTAAAGTGCTGGCACAGATCAACAGTTACGACCAACTTTTCCAAGAGGTAAGAAAAATGGCAGGCAAAGAAGTACATCACCATCACGGCGATACATTCAATATGGACGGAGGCGATGGTTCTAATTTTGCGCCGAAAAGTCAAAACTTCACCCAAACGACCAACGTTAATAAATCAACCATCACAGTGACAGCCGACCAACGCCAAATCATCAGTTCCGTGCTGGATGAAATGCTGCGCCACAAAGCCAACCTATCGGACGATGTGCTGGAAGCTGTTTACGATGTGCGCAAAGCGGTCAAGGCTGACGAAAAGCAGCCAACAGAGAAAAGCCAATCGGTGTTAGGCAAACTCTGGGGTGGTATCCGTGAACTCACCAACGTTGCCAAAGACATGACCGATGTCGGCGGGTTCGTTGTTGAACATCAGGCGGCGATTGGGACAGCAGTGACGGCGGCAGCGGCTTTGCTTTCCTAAACTAACGGTGTTGTTGGTAAATATGCTAAAAGTATGACGTATGCAAAACCCTTCCTACCAGTTCCAAACCCCCGCCCAGTTGACCAGCAAACTGGCCGCCATTGATGCCGCGCAAGCCGACATCCAGCGTTTGCGTGCGCAACAACCTGACCGCTGGCAGCCCATCCAGCAAAAACTCCGCGCCGAATGGACGTATGACAGCAACGCCATCGAAGGCAGCACCCTAACGCTCGGTGAAACCATCTTCTTTTTGCAGGAAGGACTGACGGTCGAGGGTAAACCGTTCAAAGACTTTCTCGATGCCCGCAACCATGCCGAAGCCATCGACCTGCTGTTTGATGTGGTAGCGCAAAAACGCGCCATCAGCGAAGGGCTGATCAAGGAACTCAACGCCTTACTACTGGCTGGCGTGCAATCCACCCCTGCACTGAACTCCCAAGGGCAACGGGTACAAAAGCCCGCCACGCCGGGGCAATACAAATCGCAGCCGAACCATGTGTTGCAACAGGACGGTTCAATCCACCATTACATCGAGCCGTTACAAGTCCCGCTGGAAATGCAGCAATTGTGCGACTGGGTGAACTCAAATCTGAACCAGCTTCATGCGGTCACAGTGGCAGGAATTGCCCATTACAACATGGTGCGGATTCACCCCTTCGACGACGGCAATGGGCGGGGGGCGCGGATATTGATGAACCTGATCCTGCTGATACAAGGCTATACTCCCGTGATTGTGCGCACCACCAAACGGCGGATTTACCTGCAAGCCTTGGCAGTGGCAGATAAGGGTGATATTGAGCCGTTTCTGGATTTCATCGCCGATTCCATGCTGGATACACAGCGGGTGATTCTGGCGGAATTGCGTTAGTTCCGGCTGACCTATTCTTTGACTAAACGCCGCACATGCTCAACTAGCTCATCCGACAACCAATAGCCGTGCGTGCGTAAGGCTTCCAACAAGGGTATGACGGCGGGAATCAAACCTTGCTTTTTCGCACTCACGAGTAATCCGGCAGTACCCGTTACTGCCAGATTCAATTTTTGGGCAGCCTTTCGCCCTGCATTGTCATCCAGCAGGACAAACAACGGTTCATCCAACGAAGCAGCCAAGCGAACAACCTGCTTTTCGCCCTCATCCAGATACATGGTGGCTAATTCAACGGCGGCAGGTACTGTGTCTGGTTTGTTGCGCACATGAATAAAACCATCCAATGCCGCTTCCAGTGCAGCCGATTCAAAGCTGCTTTTCGCCCATAATTCGCGCTGAATAATGGGTGGGATGAATACACCATCAGGCACAAGCTGGTTCAACAAATCTAGCCGGTCGAGCTTGGCAAGTGCAACTAACGGCCCGGTATTGCTGATCACGATCATAGACCGAGCTTCTCCAGTGTCGCCACGTCAGCGTCCAGTTCTTGCGCCAGTTCGTCAGCGTCGTAGTTGAAGATGCTGACTTTGTATTGCCCGCATTTCATCAAAAAGTCGATGCGCGACATACCCGCCAGTTCCGCTGCTTTGCCAGAGGAAATCTTGCCTAGCTCGAACATTTTGAGTGCAGCCATGAGCAAGATTTGTTGTTCCAGTTCGGCATCCGTCAGGCTAACTGCCAGCGCGAAATACGGCGGTGTTTTGATTTTAAATTCATGGGCGACGGCATTCATGGAGGTATCCTCATGCTTAGGTGACTGGCTCAACTATAGCAGAATTTTACCTGCCTTTTATCAAACCCTATCCCGCCGCCCTGCGCAACACCGCCACCCCTTGCTGCTCATACAAATGCTCCTGCGCCAGCAGCAGCAACGCCTTCGCGCCCAGCCGGTCATTGCTGTCGATGTCCACCAGCGTTTGCAGCCGCCCGACCGCATCCGCCAGTTCCCCTAGCCGCATTTCCAGATAGCCCGCGCCCTTGTGCGCCATCAGGTAGAAGCGCGTCAGAGTCATGGAAACCAGTACGCCTTGCCCCAGATGCAAGCGGGTCAGATGCCGCCAATCTTCCGGCAGATGCAAACGTTTGCCGCTGACGGCAATGGCTTTGTGCGCCACCACCAGCGCATCCCGCAGGCGGTGCTGGTAGTAGAAATAGCGGTACAGCGCGACCAGCACGTTCAAATCTTCGGGGGCGAGGAAATAAGCGCGAAGTAGCAGGGTTTCGGCCTCTGGTT
The DNA window shown above is from Candidatus Thiothrix sulfatifontis and carries:
- a CDS encoding TIR domain-containing protein yields the protein MPKIFISYARDGSHGENLAVEVQQRLLEHGFDTFIDIIGLRPGDRWQEKLKYELKSSDLVVLVLSERSRTSEWIHAEFNFAEDSGIPVIPVLAEKISLPRWVRHIQVLDFSGHRDWQSLISACGVISAYSRTEFDSHRILTRIDELSSQASQKIYAARALLLGEGGAGKSSLKDRLQGNPVEITKGVTVGVDYLQHRALNLQESFPKFELDGKDLDLFLWDFGGQTIFYGLHSAFLHENCVYVLVVDSRHEQAPDEWLQQIRHLAGSQAKVLLVTNWYEQCETYQNKTRLLREFPDLLTADSFFYFSCIDKDAPDFKRFVQSLVKASLDSQKMVLKETLDVQRALDEQYKDGDTVFVRESKLRELIAANIQDAKNTDSTLNQLQQLGFLVRVEKGNSRYCLKPAWAVDNAYQLLYSPILRQANGILNLTELEQVFAGKVDEDHVEYLVSFLNERSLCIRLQDNGKYFFPDATRADEPLSVSELLNQQNKLTLRFDVPYLPLGFHARLVHKLFVPHSEVGIHDPQDIWRQGFILRAGTTSQAVVHYLLRKNVIEMVLTGDLKAFSALLREFYTHLKAVLVSPNGIRPEQIHPSVLFNQQSFSVHSGEGLVKVLAQINSYDQLFQEVRKMAGKEVHHHHGDTFNMDGGDGSNFAPKSQNFTQTTNVNKSTITVTADQRQIISSVLDEMLRHKANLSDDVLEAVYDVRKAVKADEKQPTEKSQSVLGKLWGGIRELTNVAKDMTDVGGFVVEHQAAIGTAVTAAAALLS
- a CDS encoding Fic family protein — encoded protein: MQNPSYQFQTPAQLTSKLAAIDAAQADIQRLRAQQPDRWQPIQQKLRAEWTYDSNAIEGSTLTLGETIFFLQEGLTVEGKPFKDFLDARNHAEAIDLLFDVVAQKRAISEGLIKELNALLLAGVQSTPALNSQGQRVQKPATPGQYKSQPNHVLQQDGSIHHYIEPLQVPLEMQQLCDWVNSNLNQLHAVTVAGIAHYNMVRIHPFDDGNGRGARILMNLILLIQGYTPVIVRTTKRRIYLQALAVADKGDIEPFLDFIADSMLDTQRVILAELR
- a CDS encoding DUF3368 domain-containing protein; amino-acid sequence: MIVISNTGPLVALAKLDRLDLLNQLVPDGVFIPPIIQRELWAKSSFESAALEAALDGFIHVRNKPDTVPAAVELATMYLDEGEKQVVRLAASLDEPLFVLLDDNAGRKAAQKLNLAVTGTAGLLVSAKKQGLIPAVIPLLEALRTHGYWLSDELVEHVRRLVKE
- a CDS encoding UPF0175 family protein, which codes for MNAVAHEFKIKTPPYFALAVSLTDAELEQQILLMAALKMFELGKISSGKAAELAGMSRIDFLMKCGQYKVSIFNYDADELAQELDADVATLEKLGL